The [Eubacterium] eligens ATCC 27750 genome segment ACGTTTTTTTGCAACATTCTTCGGTATTCCTTTCAGTGCTGCAATATACATTAAGAACTCCATCGCAGTATAATTTGGATAATATCCAAAATCCTGTGGTAAATAACCCAACACATTCCGGTAATCTGCCCCCATCGAAGTTACTTCTTTTCCATCCAGCAATACCTCCCCTGAGGTTGACTCCAAAATAGCACATAGCATACGCATCAATGTTGTTTTACCTGCACCGTTAGCCCCCAAAAGACCATATACTCCCGGCTTTAAGGTTGCACTAACACAATCTACCGCTATTTTCCTGCCATACTGTTTTGTTAAACGATCAAGCGACAATTCCATACATTTTTCCTTCCTTTCTCATCTCTGCAATATAATGAATTTCATTTATAAAGAACATAGCAAAAATCAAAAATGTAACAATCCACACCCACACTGCTGATGTTTCATATAACCATGGCAATATTCTTGCTGACATCCCCCAACAAATGCAGGAACCCAGCATTACAATCGCACATATCTGTAAACTCTGTTTCTTTTGCAAACGGATCAAACGTAGCAACGCAACCATACACACTAAGTACGGAACCAGGCAGTATAGAACCATCTGTCCAATCTCTTTATAAGAATTTTGAAAATAAACTTCCATACACAAAAGAATTGTTATACACACCAAATTAGCAGCCCCAGCCAAAACCAGCTTTGCTAATGTGATTTGGGCACCAGAAGCTCTTGTTACCGCTTCAATCTCACTCATCCCATAATACTGGCTTTTAAAAATTGCTGGCATGATAGCCAATACAAACAGCGGCATAAAAATTGGTATATTCTTTGGCACGTCTGCAATGCTTGCAATTGTTAAACAAACTATAAATAACGTTACTGCCTGCAAACCAAATATTGGAATACCTTCAAAGCGAAATACATCTGAAAGATAGTGAAAGAAACCTGTCCTCGGTTCTGCCCTAGTCACTTCCTGTTCTCGTACAATTTCAGTGCAAAGCTTAATCGTTTCCTCTAATCTTTTAGGTTGTACTTCCTCTCCTAAAGATTGCTGTAAATAGCCCTTCAAATTTTTATCTTTCATTTTCCTGCTCCTTTCTCATAATTTTTAAAGCATTACGAACCCTGCTTTGTGCTGTTCGCATATTGCATCCCATCACTTTTGCAATCTCTCCAAAACTAAGTTGTTCTCCAAAGCGTAGAATGACTGCTTCCCTTTGTTCTGATGATAAAAAATTCAAAAAATAGCTTATCTCTGCCCTATCCTCTAGCCGAACTATGTCGTTATACTCATGCGCTATATTTTCTTCATCTTCTAATGGATAAAACTCAACCTTCCTACTTTCATCAATACATAAATGATTTGCAATCGTGTATAGATAAGCCTTAAATTTCTTTTTCCCTTTATATCCGGATAAATTCTTAAACAACTGCAAAAATGTTTCCTGAGTCAGGTCTTCTGCTTTTTCCAGATTGGAGCAATGCCACCTACAGTAACGTAAAATAGATGTATAATAGCGTTTTATCAATTCTTCTGCTACATTTTCCTTTCCAAGTAGAATCTGTTCCACTAATTCGTCATCACTCAACACGCATCAGACTCCTTTCCATTGAATATCTGTATATATATAATAACGGGTTATGCACTTAAAATGATTAAAAGATTCCTCATTTTTTCTTTTTTGCCCATCATAGCCACTGCGATACCCTCCTTCAAAATATGCTAAAGCCTTATCCCTTTTGCATAGATTTATCCACTTTGTCAAGGTGGCTATGTAAACAGTACCAGAGAACGCAAAAAAGCCGCCTACTCTTAAAATCAATAAGAATAAGCGGCTTTGTAATCTGCCTTGTCACCTCACGATTTCCTTCTTTTCGAACCTGTCGGAAATTCCGACAGGTTGAAATTTCGTCTAATTCACCCTCCTCATAAATATGCTTAATATGTTCTACTACATTTGTTCGAGAAGTTTGGAATAACTCTGACATCTGCTGTTGTGTCAGCCATACTGTATCATCTTCTATTTTAACTTCTATGATTGCTCAATTGAACAGTGTTTAAGTTCATTACATATTACTTGCTATCCCTGATACCTTATTCTTTCAACCAGCGTTTCCTTTTTCAGATTACTGCTTAAAACGAGGGAAAGTACAATCTGCAACAGACCGACCAAAAAAATCATAATAAAAATTGGTACGATTGGAACATGATAGATATTCATTCCAAATATTCCATTATGTTTTGCATAGGAAAAAAGTGCATAGCCGAGCGGCAGACCAATGATCAAAGCTACGCATATGGTACCAACCGTAAAAATCAGTCCCTGTAACTGCAGACATAAATTTAATTGTTTATTTGTCATACCCACAGCCTGTAATATACCATATTCATGCTTTTTTGTCGTAATATTCATGATCATGGTATTCGCCATATTCATAAACCCGATGAGTCCTACAATAGCCATAAACAGATAACAGCCAAGCTTCATCATGCTGCTTGCAAATTCGGCAGATTGTAACTGCGCATGATAAGTATCCATTTTTATATGCGAAGTATTAGAAATCAAAGTATTCAGACTTTGTTCTACAGATGCCACATCTTTTTTATCACAGTCCACCCACAGATAGCCATAGGCTGTTCCTCTCGGATTCATGGAATGATATACACCTTCCGGAATGACAAGATAAGTGTCCGCACTTACAAAAGATCCTGCAATCTTTCCCTGATAGGTATAGGTTCCACTTCCATTCTCAAAGTCAAATGCAATGGATTCACCCGGAGCATATCCATCTTGTTCCATCCACGTTGACCAGCCAAAGAAAATATCACCATTCTTTACCGCCTGATCATAGTCCATAGAGCCAATATCCCCGTCCTGGCGCATAAAATCAAAATCATTTTTACTCACAATATCAGCCGGAAATCTTGTTCCGTTCAGATTTACAGAGACAATCTCTCTCGTCATGACATCTGTTACTCCCGGAATGCTTTTGATTTCTTCAATCAGCGAATCATTCAATGGATCATCCGTCAGAATCGTATCCAGATTATTCTCCGGATATCTTTCATCATACTCAGCAGTATAGTCAAGCTGCAGTTCAAATTGTCCATGATTAACGGAAAGACGTGCTTCATGCTCCGTGTCAATATTTCCCACATAATTAGAGATAATCACAAACAATACGCAAGAAAAACCCATTGTGAGGATAGTACCAATGGTTCTTTTTGGATTACCCGTTACATTTGCCATTGCCATAGAAAACACGGTGACATTTTTTCTGCCATTTCGTTTTGCTTTTTTTTGTGTTTCTGCATTTTCTAAATACCGTGTTGCTTCGATAGGTGAAATCCGTGAAACAATTTTCATTGGTTTACGCAGTGCCAAAGCAACGGTAAGAAATGATACGAAAATACAGAGAAGCATAACAGGCAGGGAAAACAGAGGCACCTGCTGATTTTGAACTCCCATAGAGCCAGTTTGGGTTGATACAAGGTTCCCCTGTTCTACCAGCCAGTTAAAACCACATTTTGCAATCAGAAAGCCAAAAAGCAATCCAACTGGTATTGAAAAAAATGTCAAAAAAATGCCCTCTCTGAAGATCAGTTGTTTCATCTGCTTTTTTGTCGCTCCCAGAGCCTTGATTTTTCCATACTCCTGTATCTTGTTGGCAATACCGACCTGAAAAATATTATAAATGACCACAACAGAGAAAAGTACAATTGCAAGAATCAAAACCCCGCATACCGCAATCGTTTCATAACTCGGCTGCAAGACCCATTGCAAATAGAGATCATTGACTATAACGTTTTTTTCTTCGATCCCACAAGCTGCTGCAATCTGCTTTATAACCGAATCAATATTATTCATAGATACATTTGCAGAATTATTTAAAGTAAAATAAATATTATACTGTCTGTCATTCTCTGCTACGTGCTCATCATAAAACTCCTGTGACCCGAAAGCAACATAAGATGCCTCGATGGTATACTCATCCCGGTCATATAGGATTCCGCTGACAACAAATTCCTCCGGCTTATATTCTGACTGCATCCCTGCGCGGTAATCCAGTGTAACCGTATCTCCGACCTTTACATCATCATATCCCATTTCACTAAAAAATGCTCTTCCTGCGGCAATTTCCTGCGTTCCACCCGGATACTTTCCTTCCTTTAACTCATATTCCTTGTTATAGGGAAGCATTTTTCTTGCAGTCTCATCCATGCAGACAAAACCACCGTTTTCGTTGCCTTTTATGATACCTTCGGTGCACATAGTGCCTGTAGCATCTATTTCCGCACGGCGGTTTACTTCTTTTAACTGCGATCCGTCTGCTGCGACAAACAGACCATAATTGCTTCCATATGAGCTTGCCGCCTGACTTTTCTGTAAACGAATCATTCCATTTCCCACAGTACTGATAATCATAAGCAGCATCGTAGTCAGACATATGGACATCATAATCAGAATACTTCTTGTCTTGTTCTTTTTATCATTGCTATATGCAATCCTGCTTATTGTTTTCATCTGAAATCCACCACCTGTCCGTCCTCAATTACCAGAATACGGTCAGCGACCTGTGCAATTTCGTCATCATGGGTAATCATTACAATTGTCTGTCCATATTTTTTTGCTGTCATCTTAAGCAGGGCGATTACCTCATCACTGGTCTTAGAATCAAGATTTCCTGTCGGCTCATCTGCAAATATAATTTCCGGACGATTCACCAGTGCTCTTGCAATTGCTACTCTCTGCTGCTGTCCTCCGGATAACTGATTTGGCAGATTATAAATCCGGTTTTCAATCCCCAGTGTTGCAATAATATCATTTACATACGCTTCATCCACTTTTCTTCCATCCAGCCCCAGTGGCAGTACAATATTTTCCCAGACATTAACAGATGAAACCAGATTAAATGCCTGAAAAACAAATCCGATTTTTCTTCTGCGGAAAACAGCAAGGGCATCTTCCTTCATCCTGTATAAATCTTTCCCTGCTAAAGTAACACTGCCTTTTGTCGGGATGTCAAGCCCTCCAAGCATATGAAGTAATGTACTTTTACCGGAACCTGACTTTCCAACAATTGCGACAAATTCTCCCTGCTCAATCTGAATATCCACCTGATTAACCGCTTTGACCTGATTCTCACCTGCACCATAAAACTTACAAAGCTGCTTGGTTTCTAATATCACACTCATGTGTTGCCTCCTTTTCATTCTTCATCCAAATTGTATCAGGACAATCTTTCATTTCACTTTCAAAAAACGAGCAGAAGTCTTACAGAATTGTAAGATTTCTGCTCATTTAAAATTTAACTAACATATGGTAATTGAATCACAAACGTGCTTCCTTTTTTCTTTTTGCCAGAGGTTACCGTGATTGTACCTCCGTGTTTTTCGATAATTTCTCTCGATAGAAAAAGTCCGATTCCTGTACCACTCTTTTCCATGACCTCCCGGGAACTTCCTCTGTAAAATCGTTGAAAAATTTTGTGATACTCATTCTGCGGAACACCGATTCCCTGATCCTCAATTTCCATTCTTACAAGATCGTTTCTTTTTTGTAACCGGATAAATATTTTTGAACCACCCGGACTGTACTTGACCGCATTATCTAAAACGTTAATTACAGCTTCACCAAGCCATCTTTTATCCTGCATAACCATGCATGTTTCCAGCTCTTTTTCATAGTCAAAAACGAATTCAATTTCTTTTTCATCCGCTTTAGGATAAGTGCGGTTCACAGCAGATATGACAGTATCCATAAGCGGAAGTTTTTTCTTATTAATCTGAATCAGTCCAGTTTCCATCTTGGATATTTCAAGAAGCGACTGCAATAATGTCTCCAGTCCATCCAGAGCACTCCGACAACGGATACGAAACTCCTCCTGTTCTGTGGCACTTAAGTCATTCTGCATCAGCACACTAAAACATGTATCCAAAGCTGCAACCGGTGTCTTTAACTGGTGAGAAATATCAGAAACCATTTCTTTCGTGTTCTCCTTTTCTGCCCTTGCTTCTTCCTTTATCAACTGAATATGATGTCCGATTGCTTCAAGCTGGTCATTCAATTTTTCCAGTTCTGCATGATTTTCCGTTTTCAGTAAATCATCAAATTTATTTTCACGGAATCTGATCAGAATTTCTTCCAACTGGTCTAAAATTTTCTGATGACACGCATCTTCTTTTTTCTTCCAATAAAGTAAAAAAGTCAAAAGAAGCACGCATATCACAGTGCTTACAGCACCGGTCACCATAACCTGATGCCGGAATTGCGAATAAAATGCATTCCCTTTATTCCCCCAGTATCCATATTGCTCCAATAATCGCCTTCCCTGTTCGTTAGTTTCAATATCCTTATCCTTAAGCAATTCCGAAACAGCATCCAGCCCGGAAAATTCTTCCTTTGCAGCAATCTCTGTCATAAGATTCATTTTATATTTATAATCTTCATAAAACACATATGTGGTAAAGCAATTTAATATTGCAAACAATACTATGACAGGCACCACCAAGGAGAGCACTACTGTAATCTTCTTGCGATATCTCTTTGTCACTGCCTTACCTCCTGATTCCATATATACCCAAGACCTCTGATATTCTTTATATAGACCGGTGCAGCCGGATTGTCTTCAATTTTCTCACGGAGTCTTCTGATATTGACAGCGATTGTATTTTCATCCACAAAATCCCCTTCCAGATCAAACACATTTTCCAATATTTGTGTTCTTGAAAGAATCTGTTTCGGATTCTGAAGAAAAAAAGTCAGCATTTTCAACTCCGTTTTTGTCAGACTGATTTCACGACTCTTTATCAGGACTTTCATTTCTTCTGCAATAAATACGATATCTCCCGAAATCATCTTTCCGGCTTCCGTTTTCTCCTGTCTGCGACGGAAATGTGCTTCTATTTTCAAAAGAAGTACCGAAAGACTAAACGGCTTGGTAATATAATCATCTGCCCCTGCTTCATATCCCATGACCTGATCCATCTCCTGATCTAGTGCTGTAAGACAGATAATGTATGTATTATAATTGCATCTCATCCACCTTACAAATTCCAGTCCATTCCCATCCGGAAGATTCACATCACAAATGGTAACATCCACATTATTATCACTTGCAATTCTTTTTGCTTTTTTCACTGATTCTGCTGAAAAAACCTCATATCCGGATTTTTTCAGTGAAAATGTAATTCCACGATTTAAATTTTCATCATCTTCAACCACGAGTATACCTGGCATAGCATATGCACCTCTCTTTATTAACTATTCATCTTAAAATGCTTCAATGCCTCCACAATTGCCCTCTCCATATGTAGCCTTAGTCTCTGCAGATGTTATATCCATATCATCAAGTTCAATCGTGACATTAATGTAATCATCCAGCTTTTGTTTCAATTGGGACAAAAGAACTACTGTCTCCACATGGCACGATACCTTCTGATTGATGTCAGGTATTGTGCCCGTTCGCGGAAACATATCCTGACAAAACGGAAATATGTCCACACCTTCTGAAACCGCACATTCACAGATGCAAGCAGATGCAATCTGTGGCAAATTTGACATCCATATCACGGTCTTAACCATTGAAGTCTACGGGAACAAATCGGTATAAGATCTTTTCTACCTATATAATGCAAGGCAAGTTTACACTGTTGCCACCTGCCACTGTCTCGACAGTTGAGACAGTGAAGAACGCTCAACTTCTACACAATCCATCCGCTCTGACCTCTGATTGGCCATACACTCGCAGGGAGTTGAGTTGCCGGATTTCACCGTCTCGCCTCGGTATCCGTTCCTTATTTCTTTGTGTTTTCTTCTAATTCCAGCATGAATTTATCGAAGTCAGACATAAACAATCTGTCCTGGATGACACGGTATTTTTCAAATTCCGTCTCAGCATGAAGCTTTGCAATTTCTGCGGACACCTTGCCTGCGTCCTGTAAAATGCCATAATCAAACATTTCGATGAAGCTGTTGAGTCTCTTTTCCCAGTCCTGCATCGTAAGTGGGATATGTCGTAAGGTCATGTTTTCAGCAAAATCCAAGTATGCTGTCACCATACGATTCAGCTGCTTCATTTCATCCTGACTCAAATAATTCTTCGCAACCGTAACATCACTCTTCTTGATCTTTCCTTCCGGCGCATCTTCCCAGGTAGTTAATCCCATATGCTCCTTTGTATGATCAGCTCTTTCCACAATCAGCTCAGCTGCTGTATGTCCATGCACTGCGTAATGCATTTTATTCTGGACAGTCGAATAAAATCTTCTCGTCATTGCGGCATTTTTATCATAATCAATGGCTGTCGCATACAGGTCGGTGATCTTCTGATAGAACTTTCTTTCGCTGGCACGGATCTCACGGATGCGTTCTAACTGCTCATCGAAATACTTCTCTGTCAGATACGTCCCTCGCTTCAGCCGTTCATCATCCATCACCCAGCCTTTGATGGTGTAGTCCTTGGCGATCTGGTTTACCCATTTACGGAACTGCACCGCACGCTCGGAATTGACCTTGAAGCCTACGGCAATGATCATTTGAAGGTTATAGTGCTTGGTATCGCGTGTGACCTGACGAGAACCTTCGGTTTGAACTATCCGGAAATTCCGGATAGTTGAATCTTCCTCAAGCTCTGAATCAGAATAAATCTTCTTGATATGCTCATTGATTGTACGAACGTCCACATCATACAAGGTGGCCATCATTTTCTGTGTCAGCCATATATTTTCATCCTCATAGCGCATCTCTATGCTGTCCTGCTGATCACCTACAGAGGCAACATAGGTCAGGTATTCCGCTGCGCTGGAACGGATGGTTATCTCATCTTTTTTCTTTGCCAAATGAAGTGCCTCCTTACTTTGTCATAAGGTCCATTATGAAATGCCAATGTATCTTCAAAATTTTGACCTGGTTATTCTGCTTGTTGAATATACGGCACAATTACATCATAAAACTTCTTAGTCCAATCAGCGTGGAAGTTCGCCATCTGGAGCCAGTCGGTCTCATTTTCAATGCTTACGTTATTCAGCTGAATGAAAACCTTGGACGATTTAATATCGTCACCACGGTTCCACTGGAGCGTTGCGCCCAACGCTGATTCTATTTCCGCTTTATGTGTGTACAGGCTATCGAAGGCATCCTTGTTTTCTTGCTTATTGCCTCTGCCAAACACGACCTCTGCCCGCGCTGCATCAAAGTTTGCTACGCAGCAAAGATAGAATCCGCCTATACCAAAGAAGCCATTAATCCAATTATCCCTTGACGGATTAACATTGGAGAAAGAACCGTCCTCACCGTGCACTTTCTGGATAATCGGAAGCGCATATGTCCAATATTTTCTCCGGAGCTCGTAACAGCTGCCCGGCTCATCCTCATTAGCCGCATTTTCATCACGTAGATAAAAAATCAAATCAGAAGGATCTTCATTGTACAGTTTGAAGAGGCGACTAAGGACAGACAGTTTGCTCTGAGTGCTTGTATTTGTC includes the following:
- a CDS encoding ABC transporter permease, which gives rise to MKTISRIAYSNDKKNKTRSILIMMSICLTTMLLMIISTVGNGMIRLQKSQAASSYGSNYGLFVAADGSQLKEVNRRAEIDATGTMCTEGIIKGNENGGFVCMDETARKMLPYNKEYELKEGKYPGGTQEIAAGRAFFSEMGYDDVKVGDTVTLDYRAGMQSEYKPEEFVVSGILYDRDEYTIEASYVAFGSQEFYDEHVAENDRQYNIYFTLNNSANVSMNNIDSVIKQIAAACGIEEKNVIVNDLYLQWVLQPSYETIAVCGVLILAIVLFSVVVIYNIFQVGIANKIQEYGKIKALGATKKQMKQLIFREGIFLTFFSIPVGLLFGFLIAKCGFNWLVEQGNLVSTQTGSMGVQNQQVPLFSLPVMLLCIFVSFLTVALALRKPMKIVSRISPIEATRYLENAETQKKAKRNGRKNVTVFSMAMANVTGNPKRTIGTILTMGFSCVLFVIISNYVGNIDTEHEARLSVNHGQFELQLDYTAEYDERYPENNLDTILTDDPLNDSLIEEIKSIPGVTDVMTREIVSVNLNGTRFPADIVSKNDFDFMRQDGDIGSMDYDQAVKNGDIFFGWSTWMEQDGYAPGESIAFDFENGSGTYTYQGKIAGSFVSADTYLVIPEGVYHSMNPRGTAYGYLWVDCDKKDVASVEQSLNTLISNTSHIKMDTYHAQLQSAEFASSMMKLGCYLFMAIVGLIGFMNMANTMIMNITTKKHEYGILQAVGMTNKQLNLCLQLQGLIFTVGTICVALIIGLPLGYALFSYAKHNGIFGMNIYHVPIVPIFIMIFLVGLLQIVLSLVLSSNLKKETLVERIRYQG
- a CDS encoding ABC transporter ATP-binding protein; translation: MSVILETKQLCKFYGAGENQVKAVNQVDIQIEQGEFVAIVGKSGSGKSTLLHMLGGLDIPTKGSVTLAGKDLYRMKEDALAVFRRRKIGFVFQAFNLVSSVNVWENIVLPLGLDGRKVDEAYVNDIIATLGIENRIYNLPNQLSGGQQQRVAIARALVNRPEIIFADEPTGNLDSKTSDEVIALLKMTAKKYGQTIVMITHDDEIAQVADRILVIEDGQVVDFR
- a CDS encoding response regulator transcription factor, whose translation is MPGILVVEDDENLNRGITFSLKKSGYEVFSAESVKKAKRIASDNNVDVTICDVNLPDGNGLEFVRWMRCNYNTYIICLTALDQEMDQVMGYEAGADDYITKPFSLSVLLLKIEAHFRRRQEKTEAGKMISGDIVFIAEEMKVLIKSREISLTKTELKMLTFFLQNPKQILSRTQILENVFDLEGDFVDENTIAVNIRRLREKIEDNPAAPVYIKNIRGLGYIWNQEVRQ
- a CDS encoding RNA polymerase sigma factor, with product MLSDDELVEQILLGKENVAEELIKRYYTSILRYCRWHCSNLEKAEDLTQETFLQLFKNLSGYKGKKKFKAYLYTIANHLCIDESRKVEFYPLEDEENIAHEYNDIVRLEDRAEISYFLNFLSSEQREAVILRFGEQLSFGEIAKVMGCNMRTAQSRVRNALKIMRKEQENER
- a CDS encoding virulence RhuM family protein — its product is MAKKKDEITIRSSAAEYLTYVASVGDQQDSIEMRYEDENIWLTQKMMATLYDVDVRTINEHIKKIYSDSELEEDSTIRNFRIVQTEGSRQVTRDTKHYNLQMIIAVGFKVNSERAVQFRKWVNQIAKDYTIKGWVMDDERLKRGTYLTEKYFDEQLERIREIRASERKFYQKITDLYATAIDYDKNAAMTRRFYSTVQNKMHYAVHGHTAAELIVERADHTKEHMGLTTWEDAPEGKIKKSDVTVAKNYLSQDEMKQLNRMVTAYLDFAENMTLRHIPLTMQDWEKRLNSFIEMFDYGILQDAGKVSAEIAKLHAETEFEKYRVIQDRLFMSDFDKFMLELEENTKK
- a CDS encoding sensor histidine kinase; this encodes MESGGKAVTKRYRKKITVVLSLVVPVIVLFAILNCFTTYVFYEDYKYKMNLMTEIAAKEEFSGLDAVSELLKDKDIETNEQGRRLLEQYGYWGNKGNAFYSQFRHQVMVTGAVSTVICVLLLTFLLYWKKKEDACHQKILDQLEEILIRFRENKFDDLLKTENHAELEKLNDQLEAIGHHIQLIKEEARAEKENTKEMVSDISHQLKTPVAALDTCFSVLMQNDLSATEQEEFRIRCRSALDGLETLLQSLLEISKMETGLIQINKKKLPLMDTVISAVNRTYPKADEKEIEFVFDYEKELETCMVMQDKRWLGEAVINVLDNAVKYSPGGSKIFIRLQKRNDLVRMEIEDQGIGVPQNEYHKIFQRFYRGSSREVMEKSGTGIGLFLSREIIEKHGGTITVTSGKKKKGSTFVIQLPYVS